The Sandaracinus amylolyticus genomic interval TCGATCGACGCGCCGAAGATGTCCTCGAGGTAGCTCATCCGCGTGCCGTCGACGTCGAGCACGGTGACCTGCGCGCCCATGCCGACCGCGATCTTCGCCGAGTGCGCGCCGACGACGCCGCCGCCGAGCACCACGACGTGACCACGACGCGTGCCGGGCACGCCGCCGAGGAGCAGGCCCTTGCCGCCGCGCTCCTTCTCGAGGCACGACGCGCCGACCTGCGTCGCCATGCGGCCCGCGACCTCGCTCATCGGGCGGAGCAGCGGGAGCGAGCCGTCGGCGTTCTGCACGGTCTCGTACGCGATCGCGCGGACCTTCTTCGCCATGAGCTCCTTCGTGAGCTCGGGCAGCGGCGCGAGGTGCAGGTACGTGTAGAGGATGAGCCCCGGACGGAAGTAGCCGTACTCCTCGGGGAGCGGCTCCTTCACCTTCATGACCATCTCGGCCGACCACGCGTCCGCGGCGGTCGGGACGATGCGCGCGCCGGCGGCCTCGAAGTCCTTGTCCGCGATGCCCGCGCCGATCCCGGCGCCCTTCTGGATGCGCACCTCGTGCCCGGCGCGGGTGAGCTGGCGAACACCGCCCGGGTTGATGCCGACGCGGTACTCGCGAGTCTTGATCTCCGTCGGAACGCCGATGATCACGGGAGCCTCCTGATGTGAGCGGATCGAGGGCCATCGAGGCCCGTCGTCGGTGCTTGCTGGTTCGCGGACTGATCGCCGCGAAGTCATGTGGCCGCGAGGGCGGCGGAGCGGCTCTCATCTAGCGCGGGAACTACGCGTATCCACTTGCGATCGACCGACGCGACGCGTCAACTCGCGAGCGACCTCACGGCGCGTGGGGCTGGCCCCGCGGATGCGGATCGGGTAGAGGCGAGCGCGTGAAGCAGGACCCCGCAGGGCGCACCCGAACGTGGGCGTTCGGCGTCCTCGGTGTGCTCGCGGTGGGCGCGCTGATCGCCGTGGTCGCGTACCTCCTGTGGCGCCCCGGCGTCGAGGGCACGGGTGACCTCGTGCGCTTCCTCGAGGACCGCGGGCGCGTCGCGGTGGTCGGCGCCGACGACCTCGCGCGGCTGCGGCCCGAGGGCACGACGATGGTGCGCGCGAGCGAGGTGCCGGGGCTCGACGCGGCGCTCGACGCGAGCGACGAAGCGGCGCTCGCGCGCGTGCTCTCGGAGAGCGGCATCGAAGGGCTCGTCGCCGACGGCCGCGGCGCGCCGCAGGAAGAGGCCGAAGAGAGCGCGCCGCTGCGCGATCGGCTGCGGGCGTACGACTCGTTCGAGCAGCTGCAGGCCGTCTATCTCGCGCCGAGCGCCGCGTTCTACGTGCCGCGCACCGGGCTCGTGCTGCACGCGCCGCACGACTTCGCGCTCGCGTACGTCGCGCGCGCGATCCTCGGCGGCGCGCGACCGCCGCGCGTCCAGAGCTTCCCCGAGCCGCTGCGCCGCATCCGCAACGTCGAGGTGATGGTGATGCTGAAGGACGGAGAGCGTCCTCGGCTCTGGCGCTCGGCGCGCGGGAGCTCGATCGCGCGCGCGCTCCTCACGGCGTCGATCGTCGCGCGACAGCGCTGGAGCGAGCGCGAGGCCGCGATGGGCGGACCGCTCGACGCGCAGCTGCGCACGATGGACGTCGAGGTCTATCTGCTCGACGAGGACGGCTCGCTCGGGAGCCGCGCGCCGGCGTTCGTCGAGCGCGCGTTCACGCCCGAGCACGGCGTCGCGTTCGATCACCTCGGCACGTGGCGATACCTGCTGCCCGACGCGACGCGCGAGCGCGGTGAGGGCTCGGCGGTCCGCGCGTACGACGCGCTCTTCGAGGACTCCGACATGGAGCCGGGATCGATCGCGCGCGAGGACGTGCGGCTCTATCGATTGCTCGCGAGGCTGCTCGCGCGCTCGCCCGCGACCGCGCCGCGATCTGCGCTGGTGCCGAGCCCGTCGCCGCCGCCCACGAGGCCCTCGGCGGGCGCGGAGTTCCCGGTCGCCCCCGCGCCGATCCTGCCCTGATCGAGCACCGGCAGCGCGCGTCGCTCCTCGACGTGCGCGGGCAGGCGCACCACGAACGTCGTGCCGATGCCCGCGCTCGATCGCACCTCGATCAGCCCGCCGGCCGCGCTCACGATGCGCTGCGAGATCGCGAGGCCGAGGCCGGTGCCGCGATCCTTCGTGGTCACGAAGGGCACGAAGAGGTTCTTCAGGATCTTCTGCGGAATGCCGGGCCCCGTGTCCGCGACGTGGATCTCGACCCAGCGCTCGTCGCCGCGCGACACGCCGCGCGTGCGCACCTCGATGCGCCCGTGGCCCTCCATCGCCTGCACCGCGTTGAGCGCGAGGTTGATGAGCACCTGGCGCAGCCGCTCGGCGTCGATGCGCACCGGAGGGACCTCCGCGTCGAGATCGAGCGACGACTCGACGCCCGCGCCGAACTGCGGACCGAGCAGCTGGAGCGTGCGGCGCACCGTCGCGTTCACGTCGATCGGCGTGACGTCGCCGAGCTGCGAAGGACGCGCGTAGTCGAGGAACGACGACACGACGCGGTTCAGGCGATCGACCTCCTCGACGATGATGTCGAGGAACTCGCGCGCGCCGTCGTCCATGCGCGTGCTCTCGTCGCGCGGCGCGGGCTCGGCGAGGAACTGCGCGCTCGCCTTGATCGCGCCGAGCGGATTGCGGATCTCGTGCGCGAGGCCGGCGGCCATCTCGCCGAGCGCCGCGAGGCGATCGCGCTCCTTCATGCGCTGGTAGAGGCGCGAGTTCTCGACCGCGATCGACGCCTGCGCGGCGAGGCCCTTGAGCAGCTGCACTTCTTCGGGTGAGTACGCGTCGCGGAGGCGCTCGTCGCGGATGCAGATGAGCCCGTAGCTCTCGTCGGGCCCGCGCAGCGCGACCGCGACCGAGGCCTGCATCGACTCCATCGTGCCGATGATCTCGGCGAGCGTCTCGGCCTCGCCGTCCTCGCCGAGCTCGCGTCGCTCGTCGAGCTCGCGCTCGAGGTTCTCGAGCACGAGCGCCTCGTCGCGGCGCATGCGATCGAGGAACGGACGGCCCGGCGCGAGCTCGACGCGTCGCGCGGGCTCGGCCCCGACGTGGCCCATCAGGTCGTAGCCCTGCCGATCGGCGTCGAGCAGGTAGATCGATCCGTGCGTGAGGCGCCGCGAGCTCTCGAATGCGGTGACCACGCTGCGGACGAGATCGTCCTGCGAGAGCACGTTCGCGAGCTGACGCCGGAGGTCGAGCACCATGCGCTCGAAGTCGTGGCGCTCGCGGAAGAAGAGCTGCGAGATCTGCTGCTCGATCTTCGAGCGCACCGGCTCGGTCAGCAGCATCAGCACGAGCGCGGCGGTGACCGAGTGCAGGAAGAAGTGACCGGGATCGAGCGCGACGAGGACCCAGAGGATCCCGGCGAGCGAGAAGGCGAGGGTGGTCAGCACGCCGAGGCGCGCGCCGAGCTCGTAGAGATCGAGGATGCGCGAGCTGAGGATCGACTGCGACAGCACGTAGAGGAACACGAGGATGAGCACCGTGCCGACCGGCGGGATGTCGAGGCCGACGTAGGGCAGGTACTCGGCGAGCGTGAACACCGCGGCGAACGTGCCGACGAGCGCGAGGTAGAGCAGGCGCGCGCGATCGAAGCGCGAGCGCGCGCGGCGGCCCGCGCGATAGACGATCACGAGCGCTGCCGCGAGCAGCACGAACACGTAGACGAACACCGCGGTGCCGAGCACCAGCGCGCGGTAGAGCGGCGTGAAGATCGCCGCGATCATCCCGATCGCGAGGAAGATCGCGGTGTGATTGAGCTGCCCCGATCGTCTCGAGTCGCTCTGCAGGAACGCGCGGAAGAACTGCACCGCCGAGAGCGGCAGCAGCACGGCCCACACGAGGTTGAGCCGCTCCCAGAACGCACCGCCGCCCTCGAAGCGCGCGAGGAACGTCGTCAGGTACCAGGCACCGACGGTCCCGTCGAAGAGCGCGAACAGCCAGTGCACGCGGCGCTTGCGCGGCCGCAGGAGCACGACCGCGCTGAGCGCGAAGCAGAGGATCGACGCGACGAGCGAGATCTGGGTCCGGAGATCCACGTCGCGCCGATCGTATCAGCCGGCTCGGGCCGGCGCTCCCGTGCGATCAGGCAGCTGCGGCGCGGCTCGCACGCTGCGCGAGCATCTCGGAGGCGCGCCACACCACGCCCATGATCGAGTGCTGCGGGTTCACGCCGAGGTTCGTCGGGAACACGCTCGCGTCCATCACGTAGAGGCGCTCGGCGCCGTGCGCGGCGAGCTCGTCGTCGACGACGCCGAGCTTCGGATCGCGCGATGCGCACGCGGTGCCGAAGAGGTGCGACGCGACGAGGTGCGCCTGGCTGCGGTGCAGCGGGTGACGCGCGAACGCGTCGAGCTCGGCCTCGGTGCTGATCGTGTCGGGGAAGCCCGCGACGCCCGGATGGATCTCCTTCGCGCCCGCGGCGAGCATCATGCGGCCCGTGAGCACGAGCGCGTCGTGCAGCTTCGCGATGTCGCGCTTCGTCGGCTCGTACTTCACGCTGACGCCGCCGCCGCTGGCTCCAGGGAACCAGCGCGCGCGCACGCGACCGAGCGCCTCCATGCGCACCTGGCCGCCCCACTGCACGTAGTGGCCGAGGTTCGCGAGGCGCTTCGACCAGTCCGCGCCCGCGCCCGGAAGACGCGCCGCGAGCATCTCCGCGGGCATCCCGAGCGACTCGAGCTTGTAGCCGCGATCGCGCATCGGGACCTCGTAGCCCTGCGCCGCGCCGAACCCCATGTTCACCGGCTCGTCGAAGCGCCCGACGAACGCCGCGCCCGGATGCGCCTGGAAGCGCTCGCCGAGCAGCGGATGGCGATACCCGCTGTTCTGCAGCAGCACCGGCGTCCAGATCGCGCTCGCCGCGACGATCACGCCGCGACGCGCGCGCACCTCGAACGAGCCCACGCGGGCGCGCGTCTTCGGATCGTGCACCGTGCCGCGCACCGCGACCGCGCGACGTCCTTCGAACACGACGCGCGTCGCGCGACAGCTCGAGTGCAGGCGCGCTCCGTCCGCGATCGCACGCGGGACGTACGAGACGTCCATGCTCTGCCGCGCGCCGA includes:
- a CDS encoding ATP-binding protein, with the protein product MDLRTQISLVASILCFALSAVVLLRPRKRRVHWLFALFDGTVGAWYLTTFLARFEGGGAFWERLNLVWAVLLPLSAVQFFRAFLQSDSRRSGQLNHTAIFLAIGMIAAIFTPLYRALVLGTAVFVYVFVLLAAALVIVYRAGRRARSRFDRARLLYLALVGTFAAVFTLAEYLPYVGLDIPPVGTVLILVFLYVLSQSILSSRILDLYELGARLGVLTTLAFSLAGILWVLVALDPGHFFLHSVTAALVLMLLTEPVRSKIEQQISQLFFRERHDFERMVLDLRRQLANVLSQDDLVRSVVTAFESSRRLTHGSIYLLDADRQGYDLMGHVGAEPARRVELAPGRPFLDRMRRDEALVLENLERELDERRELGEDGEAETLAEIIGTMESMQASVAVALRGPDESYGLICIRDERLRDAYSPEEVQLLKGLAAQASIAVENSRLYQRMKERDRLAALGEMAAGLAHEIRNPLGAIKASAQFLAEPAPRDESTRMDDGAREFLDIIVEEVDRLNRVVSSFLDYARPSQLGDVTPIDVNATVRRTLQLLGPQFGAGVESSLDLDAEVPPVRIDAERLRQVLINLALNAVQAMEGHGRIEVRTRGVSRGDERWVEIHVADTGPGIPQKILKNLFVPFVTTKDRGTGLGLAISQRIVSAAGGLIEVRSSAGIGTTFVVRLPAHVEERRALPVLDQGRIGAGATGNSAPAEGLVGGGDGLGTSADRGAVAGERASSLASNR
- the ald gene encoding alanine dehydrogenase, yielding MIIGVPTEIKTREYRVGINPGGVRQLTRAGHEVRIQKGAGIGAGIADKDFEAAGARIVPTAADAWSAEMVMKVKEPLPEEYGYFRPGLILYTYLHLAPLPELTKELMAKKVRAIAYETVQNADGSLPLLRPMSEVAGRMATQVGASCLEKERGGKGLLLGGVPGTRRGHVVVLGGGVVGAHSAKIAVGMGAQVTVLDVDGTRMSYLEDIFGASIETLYSNPTNIEETVAGADLVIGAVLVAGAKAPKLVDEDLIKKMKPGSVVVDVAVDQGGCIATCRPTTHDHPTFELHGVIHYCVPNMPGAVSMTSTFALTNVTITYAERIAREGVVKAIKSSPALALGVNVWDGACVYQAVAEGVGVEYTPLDRVL
- a CDS encoding GMC family oxidoreductase N-terminal domain-containing protein, translating into MAQQRIDDAADFVIVGTGAGGATAARVLADAGLDVVLLEEGPEIPLADRRREALDAMSVAVRDMASQTTDGIHPIPLLQGRVVGGSTAINSGIIWRLPDDVRRDWCERFGLEKLVDETEMERVFARIEDELGVHETEGELLGGNNTLMERGAQALGLPGRRIHRNTKGCQGNNRCLQGCPVGARQSMDVSYVPRAIADGARLHSSCRATRVVFEGRRAVAVRGTVHDPKTRARVGSFEVRARRGVIVAASAIWTPVLLQNSGYRHPLLGERFQAHPGAAFVGRFDEPVNMGFGAAQGYEVPMRDRGYKLESLGMPAEMLAARLPGAGADWSKRLANLGHYVQWGGQVRMEALGRVRARWFPGASGGGVSVKYEPTKRDIAKLHDALVLTGRMMLAAGAKEIHPGVAGFPDTISTEAELDAFARHPLHRSQAHLVASHLFGTACASRDPKLGVVDDELAAHGAERLYVMDASVFPTNLGVNPQHSIMGVVWRASEMLAQRASRAAAA